The following DNA comes from Betaproteobacteria bacterium.
GCGCGAGCAACTCTGCGTTGGACTGACTCGAGACGAATAGGGTTCGATCACGCCCGGTACCGACGCTGGTGGACTTCGATTACGTGCTCCCGGAGAGCGCAGCCAACCGCCTGCATCAGGTACTGTGTCGTCAACGGAGCGATGTAGTCCCAGCTTTCCAGGATGTCGGCCTCTGCAAGCGGCCGCAGCCTGAATTGCGGCATCTATGCCGCCGTTGGCTTGGTTGTTCGACGTGCGCGCGCCTTTCGCTTAACCGCCGCGGCATCCCACGACTCGCTCGGCCCGCTGTCCAACCCCTGCCGGACATCGGTACGCAACTGCGCCAGCTTTGCGTCCTTGAGCCGGTCCTGCTCGTCCAGCAGCCGCAGCGCCTCGCGCACGACTTCGCTGGCGGACGTGTACAGG
Coding sequences within:
- a CDS encoding type II toxin-antitoxin system ParD family antitoxin encodes the protein MGMNINLTPQLEALVRSKVASGLYTSASEVVREALRLLDEQDRLKDAKLAQLRTDVRQGLDSGPSESWDAAAVKRKARARRTTKPTAA